GACATAGTTATCTCAGTCCCGACAGCAATCAGACAAGCCAAAGATAATAATGTTGATTTATTTAGAGAACTTAGATGGCTTGCAACTCATGGCCTTTTACACCTTTTGGGTTGGGATCATAGTGACGAAGAGAGTCTTAATAAAATGCTTTTAATTCAAGAGCAACTTCTTGATATTGGAGTTATTCTTTAAAATAAGAATGAAGACTCACAAATATGGTTCCTGAGATATCCAATGACTCTGAAAGAGAAGTTAGGGACATGTCTCAAACTCTTCAAAGTTCCAATAAAAGGTCATCGTGGAAGATAGCTAAAGATTTACCAACTAGTTTTTTATATGCAGCTAAAGGATTAAAATATGCTTTCTCAACCCAGAGAAATTTTCGGATTCATGTTGGTTTTGCATTGGGTGCGTTTGGCTTAAGCTTTTTTTTAGGCCTTAAGAAAAGTGATTTAGCAATAATGGCCCTTACAGCCACTAGTGTGTTAGTAGTTGAATTGCTTAATACAGCGATTGAATCTGTTGTTGATTTGGCTATTGGGAAACGATTTCATCCTCTCGCGCAAATCGCTAAAGATTGTTCAGCTGGGGCAGTTTTAGTAGCTTCAATCAGTTCGGTGCTGATTGCTGCTTTATTATTATTTCCTCCATTACTTCAACAGTTAGGAATTTAATGGCTTAAAAACTATGTTTTTGGTGATCGACAATTATGACAGTTTCACTTATAACCTCGTTCAATATTTGGGCGAACTAGCTTCTCAGCACCCTATTGCGTCAGAAGTAAGAGTTGAACGTAATGATGCTCTGACGATCAGTGAGATTAAAGATTTAAATCCTGATGCGATTTTGTTATCTCCTGGTCCAGGAGATCCGAATCAATCTGGAGTTTGTCTGGATATTCTATCTGAGTTATCAATTGAAATACCAACGCTTGGCGTCTGTCTTGGTCATCAAGCTATTACTCAAGCGTTCGGTGGAAAAATAATCAGAGCTCACGAATTAATGCATGGTAAAACATCTAATGTTTTGCATAGAGGTACTGGAATATTTAAAGATTTGCCTAATCCTTTAGTAGCAACTAGATATCATAGCTTAATTGCAG
This is a stretch of genomic DNA from Prochlorococcus marinus str. MIT 0912. It encodes these proteins:
- a CDS encoding anthranilate synthase component II; this translates as MFLVIDNYDSFTYNLVQYLGELASQHPIASEVRVERNDALTISEIKDLNPDAILLSPGPGDPNQSGVCLDILSELSIEIPTLGVCLGHQAITQAFGGKIIRAHELMHGKTSNVLHRGTGIFKDLPNPLVATRYHSLIAEREGFPECLEVIAWLEDETIMGITHKDYPHIYGVQFHPESVLTEAGHKLLSNFLDIADSS
- a CDS encoding diacylglycerol kinase family protein, whose product is MVPEISNDSEREVRDMSQTLQSSNKRSSWKIAKDLPTSFLYAAKGLKYAFSTQRNFRIHVGFALGAFGLSFFLGLKKSDLAIMALTATSVLVVELLNTAIESVVDLAIGKRFHPLAQIAKDCSAGAVLVASISSVLIAALLLFPPLLQQLGI